One genomic segment of Prochlorococcus marinus str. MIT 0919 includes these proteins:
- the rfbF gene encoding glucose-1-phosphate cytidylyltransferase yields the protein MKVVILAGGFGTRLSEYTSIIPKPMLRIGDKPIIEHIMNIYSKFGLNDFYLALGYKAEVVKDYFYKYQILNSDFKVDLRNGSIKPYQRHSPNWSVSLIDTGKDTMTGGRLLRLKEYIKDETFLLTYGDAVTDLNINNVLNYHKKHGKLITVTAVRPTARFGELKISKDNSVSSFREKPQLMEGWINGGYFVIEPEFLDYISNDQTILEKEPLEKAASDSQLMAYLHEGYWHCVDTKRDKDTLDDLVKSGRQPW from the coding sequence ATGAAAGTAGTAATTCTTGCTGGTGGATTTGGTACAAGGTTATCGGAATACACATCCATAATACCAAAGCCAATGTTGAGGATAGGTGATAAACCAATAATTGAACATATCATGAATATATATTCAAAATTTGGTTTAAATGATTTTTATCTAGCTTTAGGTTATAAAGCTGAAGTTGTAAAAGATTATTTTTATAAATATCAAATATTAAACTCTGACTTCAAAGTTGACTTAAGAAATGGAAGTATAAAACCATATCAAAGACATTCTCCAAATTGGTCTGTTAGTTTAATTGACACAGGGAAAGATACTATGACAGGAGGAAGACTGCTGCGACTTAAAGAGTATATAAAAGATGAAACATTTCTTCTAACCTATGGTGATGCTGTTACAGATTTAAATATAAATAATGTTTTAAATTATCACAAGAAACATGGTAAATTAATAACTGTAACCGCTGTTAGACCTACAGCTAGATTTGGAGAACTAAAGATTTCCAAAGATAATAGTGTATCAAGCTTTAGGGAGAAACCTCAGCTTATGGAAGGTTGGATTAATGGCGGATACTTTGTAATAGAACCGGAATTTCTAGATTACATATCAAATGACCAAACAATACTAGAGAAAGAACCTCTAGAGAAAGCAGCAAGTGATTCTCAATTAATGGCCTATCTGCATGAAGGTTATTGGCATTGTGTAGATACCAAAAGGGATAAAGATACACTTGATGATCTTGTCAAATCAGGCAGGCAACCATGGTAG
- a CDS encoding NAD-dependent epimerase/dehydratase family protein, with protein MVAKAKVLITGGSGFIGSHLVKVLIDCGYDVISISRTKPNKIRAVKKAHYIEHNIRKEITKDIEKKIESVEYIINCSGYVDHTSFKDGGKSVFKDHYNIPMKLIDLSRLVNLRTFVHLGSSDEYGNLQSPISEDVRECPISPYSLGKLTATHFLQQMFRLYKIPIIVLRPFIVFGENQETNRFLPYLISNCLASNTFGVTEGGQLRDYCYVGDVCNAILKCFDNNKAYGQVINIGSGEPVSIKTLTNSVVNIIGSGKPCFGEVPYRESESMALYPNIIKAKSLLKWEPTNEMNKNLNKVINWYKEYA; from the coding sequence ATGGTAGCTAAGGCAAAAGTTCTAATTACTGGAGGCTCTGGCTTCATTGGCTCACATCTTGTAAAGGTGCTAATAGATTGTGGGTATGATGTAATAAGTATTTCAAGAACAAAGCCGAATAAAATTCGAGCTGTCAAAAAAGCTCATTATATAGAACATAATATTAGAAAAGAAATTACTAAAGATATAGAAAAGAAGATTGAATCTGTAGAATATATAATCAACTGTTCTGGATACGTAGATCATACAAGTTTTAAAGATGGGGGTAAGTCAGTATTTAAAGATCATTATAATATCCCAATGAAATTGATAGATTTAAGTAGGTTAGTTAATTTAAGAACATTTGTTCACCTTGGCTCAAGTGATGAGTATGGTAACCTCCAATCCCCAATCAGTGAAGATGTTAGAGAATGTCCTATATCACCATATTCGCTAGGCAAGTTGACAGCCACTCATTTCCTACAGCAAATGTTTAGACTATATAAAATCCCTATTATAGTTTTACGTCCTTTTATAGTATTTGGTGAAAACCAAGAAACAAATCGTTTTTTACCTTATTTAATAAGTAATTGTTTAGCGTCAAACACTTTTGGTGTAACAGAAGGGGGTCAATTAAGAGATTATTGCTATGTAGGTGATGTGTGCAATGCAATATTAAAATGCTTTGATAATAATAAGGCCTACGGACAAGTTATAAATATAGGCTCTGGGGAGCCTGTTAGTATTAAAACATTAACTAATAGTGTAGTAAATATAATCGGTTCAGGAAAACCTTGTTTTGGAGAAGTTCCTTATAGGGAGTCTGAAAGCATGGCTTTATATCCAAATATAATAAAAGCCAAAAGTCTACTTAAATGGGAACCAACTAATGAGATGAATAAAAATCTAAACAAAGTTATTAATTGGTATAAGGAATATGCTTAA
- a CDS encoding glycosyltransferase family 2 protein codes for MLNKPLVSILMNCLNGEKYLEEAIESVLRQSYKHWEVIFWDNNSIDNSRAIIMQYKDERIRYFHSLNKTNLGKARQDAFNKIKGEFLCVLDVDDTWRKNKLSEQLHFFENERVGICYSNSEFFSYKNKENLYPKDIVMKDSCSKLITNYHISLETVMLRVKYIRELEKSFDENYSHISDFDLITRLSTRCGIAYCPKVLACWRIHEGSEGYTKPQLFNAEKLLWIKNNKESKYFSKVDRAIYELEKLVHASKRMYIKKQYNNFFKDITFSYSNARNLFYVLFSYIPILTILAMKIKNTMYKAKWF; via the coding sequence ATGCTTAATAAACCATTAGTTAGCATTTTAATGAACTGCCTTAATGGCGAAAAGTATTTAGAGGAAGCGATAGAAAGTGTTCTTAGGCAAAGTTACAAACATTGGGAGGTTATATTCTGGGACAATAATTCAATCGATAATTCTAGGGCAATAATTATGCAATATAAAGACGAAAGGATAAGGTACTTCCATTCATTGAATAAAACAAATTTGGGTAAAGCAAGACAAGACGCATTCAATAAAATAAAAGGCGAATTCCTCTGCGTATTAGATGTAGATGATACTTGGAGGAAGAATAAATTAAGTGAGCAATTACATTTTTTCGAAAATGAAAGGGTTGGGATATGTTATTCTAATAGTGAGTTTTTTAGCTATAAGAATAAGGAAAATCTATATCCCAAAGATATTGTGATGAAAGATAGTTGTTCTAAATTGATAACGAACTATCATATATCGCTTGAGACAGTCATGTTGAGGGTAAAATATATAAGAGAATTAGAAAAATCATTTGATGAAAATTACAGTCATATATCAGATTTCGATCTAATTACAAGATTATCAACAAGGTGTGGAATCGCCTACTGCCCGAAAGTATTAGCTTGTTGGCGGATACATGAAGGAAGTGAAGGGTATACAAAACCTCAATTATTTAATGCCGAGAAGTTATTATGGATAAAGAATAATAAGGAGAGCAAGTATTTTAGTAAAGTGGATCGTGCTATTTATGAATTGGAGAAGCTCGTTCATGCTAGTAAAAGAATGTACATTAAAAAGCAATATAATAATTTTTTCAAAGACATTACTTTTAGTTATAGTAATGCGAGAAATTTGTTTTATGTATTATTCTCTTATATTCCAATTTTAACTATATTAGCAATGAAAATAAAGAATACTATGTATAAAGCAAAGTGGTTCTGA